In the genome of Halobacterium noricense, one region contains:
- a CDS encoding cation:proton antiporter subunit C, whose amino-acid sequence MIDLLVTRDYYVAAFLLLGIGTYVMIAAGNFVKKVIGMNIFQTGIFLFFIASAYLDGGSPPVLTDIAPYVSPLPHVLILTAIVVGVALTAVALGMIVRIYAEYGTLTEDTLKEVRDSE is encoded by the coding sequence ATGATAGACCTACTCGTCACCCGGGACTACTACGTCGCGGCGTTCCTGCTGCTCGGCATCGGGACGTACGTGATGATAGCCGCCGGGAACTTCGTGAAGAAAGTCATCGGCATGAACATCTTCCAGACCGGCATCTTCCTGTTCTTCATCGCGTCGGCGTACCTCGACGGCGGCAGCCCGCCCGTGCTGACGGACATCGCACCGTACGTCAGCCCGCTGCCGCACGTGCTCATTCTCACCGCTATCGTCGTCGGCGTCGCGCTGACGGCGGTCGCGCTGGGGATGATCGTCCGCATCTACGCGGAGTACGGCACGCTCACCGAGGACACCCTCAAGGAGGTACGTGACAGTGAGTGA